The window GATGCCGCTAAAAGATTTTATTAATTCAGGACGAGAAATCGCGAGTCTTGCACTTGTCTTGGTCTTTGTCACCGTCGGCGGTTTAGGATATTTGATCTACTACTTTATGCCGGAGATGTCACTGCCGGTTGCATTTGCGCTTGCCGCTGTTCTCTCTCCGACCGATGCGGTCGCGCTCTCAAGCATTGTGGGTAAAGGACGTCTCTCCCATAAATTGATGCAAGTACTTGAGGGCGAAGCTCTGATGAATGATGCTTCGGCACTGGTCTCATTAAAGTTTGCAATTGCGGTTGCACTTGGCGTTGCCGCACTGACAACAACAGAAGATTATGCGCTATTAAGCTTAACTTTCCTCAAGATGGCTGTTGGGGGTGTTATTGTCGGGATCGCCTTCTCATGGGTCTATATTAAGCTCATTTTCTATATCGGAAAATTACAAGGGGATGAGGTCGGATCGCAGATGATTATGTTAATGCTCCTCCCTTTTGGTGCCTATGCCATTGCCGAGCTGCTCGATCTTTCAGGGATTTTATCAGCAGTTACCGCAGGGATGACTGTCAGCTTCTCGAAATTCTTCCAGACAACGCCGGTCCAGATGCGTCTGCGTGCTAATAGTATCTGGGGATTATTGGAGTATCTCCTCAATGGCGCAGTCTTCTTAATGCTAGGATTACAGATACCAAGTATCTTCCAAGAGACCTATCTTGATGCTTTAGTTGATCCCTCGACCACCTTTACAACATTGATCGGAGATATCGTTCTCATCTATTTTGCATTGATGCTCTTACGCTTCCTTTGGTTACTCCTACTGCGCTATACCAGCCCGATCACACCCTTTAAAAAACCGATGGTATTTGCCAAAATGAGCTTCAAAGAGCTTCTCATTTTAACCTTTTCCGGAGTTCGCGGAACAGTCACGCTCGCGGCGGCGCTCTCTATCCCGCTCTTTATCTCAACGAATCCTGATATTCCTTTCCCCGCGCGTTATCAGGTGATCTTCTTGGCAGCAGGAATTATTATTATGTCCCTAGTGACTGCGGCCATCGTACTTCCCTTCCTTCTAAGAAAGAAACAGGAAGCAGAACCGATTGCGGTTGAGAATATTAAAGAGGAACATGAAGTTCGCTCTGAGATTGCCACAGCAGCGATTGAAGCCGTTGAAAAGACCGCTGAATCACTCAATGCCGAGAAACCTTCTGAAGAGGAGGATGAGCGACAACTCTTTATTCGT of the Ignatzschineria indica genome contains:
- a CDS encoding Na+/H+ antiporter; amino-acid sequence: MSIFITIFVIILLIALASTVHKLIPFKFPLPFIQILMGAIVSWPHDGFHVTFDPELFMLLFIPPLLFEDGRKMPLKDFINSGREIASLALVLVFVTVGGLGYLIYYFMPEMSLPVAFALAAVLSPTDAVALSSIVGKGRLSHKLMQVLEGEALMNDASALVSLKFAIAVALGVAALTTTEDYALLSLTFLKMAVGGVIVGIAFSWVYIKLIFYIGKLQGDEVGSQMIMLMLLPFGAYAIAELLDLSGILSAVTAGMTVSFSKFFQTTPVQMRLRANSIWGLLEYLLNGAVFLMLGLQIPSIFQETYLDALVDPSTTFTTLIGDIVLIYFALMLLRFLWLLLLRYTSPITPFKKPMVFAKMSFKELLILTFSGVRGTVTLAAALSIPLFISTNPDIPFPARYQVIFLAAGIIIMSLVTAAIVLPFLLRKKQEAEPIAVENIKEEHEVRSEIATAAIEAVEKTAESLNAEKPSEEEDERQLFIRQISNHVISEIEQVNHMIQKTEESDAIEVHIRLAAVRAERRKLYELNSKKRLSPELYAKLLYEIDLAETLILGRSPIHPN